A portion of the Ricinus communis isolate WT05 ecotype wild-type chromosome 10, ASM1957865v1, whole genome shotgun sequence genome contains these proteins:
- the LOC8288378 gene encoding histone deacetylase HDT1 isoform X2: MAEFWGIEVKSGESLVVECGGGFALHLSQACLGEVKKNKGNEPVFVSVKINDKKIVLGTLSCEKFPHLSFDLIFDQNFELSHNWKHGSVYFSGYRVLQNDYSSDDESESEPEIKEDLPVATNNEKPGSETKKPQPETEKAKPDSTGSKQKVKIAEPKKDEKPDNDSDDSTADEDESFDEDDSSDDKDLTTTGEEDESDDEDEDSDESDDSSDEDEETPKTLKIEKGKKRPAESAKKTPLPDKKVKLVTPQKTDGKKASGHVATPHPSKKILKTPASSDQKKEQTQKSFPCTSCNRAFGSEAALQSHSKAKHSAA; this comes from the exons ATGGCAGAATTTTGGG GTATTGAGGTTAAAAGTGGAGAGTCCCTTGTGGTTGAATGTGGTGGTGGATTCGCTCTGCATCTTTCACAG GCTTGTCTTGGCGAGGTCAAGAAGAATAAGGGAAATGAGCCTGTTTTCGTGTCTGTGAAGATTAATGATAAGAAGATTGTTCTTGGAACACTCTCTTGTGAAAAATTCCCTCATTTATCTTTTGACCTGATCTTTGATCAAAATTTTGAGCTTTCCCATAATTGGAAACACGGAAGTGTATACTTCAGTGGTTACAGGGTGTTACAAAATGATTA CTCGAGTGATGATGAATCAG AGTCTGAGCCTGAAATCAAAGAGGATCTTCCAGTTGCTACCAACAATG AGAAGCCTGGGTCAGAGACTAAGAAACCACAGCCTGAAACTGAAAAAGCTAAACCTGATTCTACTGGCTCTAAGCAAAAGGTGAAGATTGCtgaaccaaagaaagatgagAAACCTGATAATGATAGTGATGATAGTACTGCGGATgaggatgaatcttttgatGAGGATGATTCCAGTGATGATAAG GACTTGACAACCACTGGTGAGGAAGACGAAAgtgatgatgaggatgaagatAGTGATGAAAGTGATGACAGCAGTGATGAGGATGAAGAGACACCAAAGACG TTGAAGATTGAAAAGGGCAAAAAGAGACCTGCTGAATCTGCTAAGAAAACCCCACTTCCTGATAAGAAGGTCAAGTTGGTTACTCCTCAAAAGACTG ATGGGAAGAAGGCAAGTGGTCATGTAGCAACACCTCatccttcaaagaaaattttaaaaacccCTGCTAGTAGTGACCAGAAAAAGGAGCAGACTCAGAAATCTTTTCCTTGTACGTCTTGCAACAG GGCATTTGGCTCAGAAGCTGCTTTACAATCTCATTCCAAGGCTAAGCACAGTGCTGCATAG
- the LOC8288378 gene encoding histone deacetylase HDT1 isoform X1: MAEFWGIEVKSGESLVVECGGGFALHLSQACLGEVKKNKGNEPVFVSVKINDKKIVLGTLSCEKFPHLSFDLIFDQNFELSHNWKHGSVYFSGYRVLQNDYSSDDESESEPEIKEDLPVATNNEKPGSETKKPQPETEKAKPDSTGSKQKVKIAEPKKDEKPDNDSDDSTADEDESFDEDDSSDDKDLTTTGEEDESDDEDEDSDESDDSSDEDEETPKTVGLKIEKGKKRPAESAKKTPLPDKKVKLVTPQKTDGKKASGHVATPHPSKKILKTPASSDQKKEQTQKSFPCTSCNRAFGSEAALQSHSKAKHSAA; this comes from the exons ATGGCAGAATTTTGGG GTATTGAGGTTAAAAGTGGAGAGTCCCTTGTGGTTGAATGTGGTGGTGGATTCGCTCTGCATCTTTCACAG GCTTGTCTTGGCGAGGTCAAGAAGAATAAGGGAAATGAGCCTGTTTTCGTGTCTGTGAAGATTAATGATAAGAAGATTGTTCTTGGAACACTCTCTTGTGAAAAATTCCCTCATTTATCTTTTGACCTGATCTTTGATCAAAATTTTGAGCTTTCCCATAATTGGAAACACGGAAGTGTATACTTCAGTGGTTACAGGGTGTTACAAAATGATTA CTCGAGTGATGATGAATCAG AGTCTGAGCCTGAAATCAAAGAGGATCTTCCAGTTGCTACCAACAATG AGAAGCCTGGGTCAGAGACTAAGAAACCACAGCCTGAAACTGAAAAAGCTAAACCTGATTCTACTGGCTCTAAGCAAAAGGTGAAGATTGCtgaaccaaagaaagatgagAAACCTGATAATGATAGTGATGATAGTACTGCGGATgaggatgaatcttttgatGAGGATGATTCCAGTGATGATAAG GACTTGACAACCACTGGTGAGGAAGACGAAAgtgatgatgaggatgaagatAGTGATGAAAGTGATGACAGCAGTGATGAGGATGAAGAGACACCAAAGACGGTAGGA TTGAAGATTGAAAAGGGCAAAAAGAGACCTGCTGAATCTGCTAAGAAAACCCCACTTCCTGATAAGAAGGTCAAGTTGGTTACTCCTCAAAAGACTG ATGGGAAGAAGGCAAGTGGTCATGTAGCAACACCTCatccttcaaagaaaattttaaaaacccCTGCTAGTAGTGACCAGAAAAAGGAGCAGACTCAGAAATCTTTTCCTTGTACGTCTTGCAACAG GGCATTTGGCTCAGAAGCTGCTTTACAATCTCATTCCAAGGCTAAGCACAGTGCTGCATAG
- the LOC8288379 gene encoding delta(14)-sterol reductase, translating into MDLGFVLHSLIPSWNSVIVLVIFFVYLAIFGSILPGKLVPGVILQDGSRLYYRCNGLLSLLLLVALLGIGTKLDLISPTVISERGLELLSATFIFSVLVTLVLYAAGCNSRNQGSSLKPHVTGNLIHDWWFGIQLNPQLLGIDLKFFFVRAGMMGWLIINLSVLAKSIQDATLSCSMVLYQLFCALYILDYFFYEEYMTSTWDIIAERLGFMLVFGDLVWIPFTFSIQGWWLLGNKVELTTVAVIANCIVFLIGYLVFRGANKQKHVFKKNPKALIWGKPPMVIGGKLLASGYWGIARHCNYLGDLLLALSFSLPCGISSPVPYFYPIYLLILLIWRERRDEARCAEKYKEIWPEYRALVPWRILPYFY; encoded by the exons ATGGATCTGGGTTTTGTTCTACACTCTCTAATTCCTTCATGGAACTCT GTCATTGTACTAGTTATATTCTTTGTTTATCTGGCCATCTTTGGATCTATATTGCCTGGCAAACTTGTTCCTGGAGTGATCTTGCAGGATGGTTCTCGACTCTATTATCGTTGCAATG GGTTGTTGTCATTGCTGTTGCTGGTTGCTCTTCTTGGGATTGGTACTAAATTGGATCTTATATCACCCACT GTGATCTCAGAGAGGGGGCTTGAGCTGCTATCAGcaacttttattttcagtGTTCTT GTGACTTTGGTACTCTATGCTGCTGGTTGCAATTCAAGAAACCAGGGATCTTCTCTTAAGCCTCATGTCACTGGAAACCTAATACATGACTG GTGGTTTGGAATACAGCTGAATCCTCAGCTTTTGGGCATTGATCTCAA ATTCTTCTTTGTTAGAGCTGGAATGATGGGATGGCTAATTATCAACCTATCAGTTCTAGCAAAAAGTATTCAAGATGCGACCTTGAGCTGTTCAATGGTTCTTTACCAATTATTCTGCGCG TTATACATCCTGGATTACTTTTTCTATGAGGAGTATATGACCTCTAC ATGGGACATTATTGCCGAGAGATTGGGCTTCATGTTGGTATTTGGTGATCTGGTCTGGATTCCTTTCACTTTTAGCATCCAG GGTTGGTGGCTTTTGGGTAACAAGGTGGAGCTAACAACAGTTGCTGTCATTGCAAATTGCATTGTTTTTCTGATTGG GTATCTGGTCTTTAGAGGAGCTAACAAGCAAAAGCATGTTTTCAAAAAGAATCCCAAAGCTCTCATATGGGGTAAGCCACCAATGGTAATAGGAGGAAAGCTTCTTGCTTCTGGTTACTG GGGCATTGCAAGACATTGTAATTATCTTGGAGACCTGTTGTTGGCTCTGTCCTTTAGTCTACCTTGTGGGATAAG TTCCCCGGTTCCATACTTCTACCCAATTTACCTTCTTATTCTGCTAATATGGAGAGAAAGAAGAGACGAAGCTCGCTGTGCAGAGAAGTATAAAGAAATATGGCCTGAATACAGGGCACTTGTTCCCTGGAGAATATTACCATACTTTTATTAA